Part of the Spinacia oleracea cultivar Varoflay chromosome 5, BTI_SOV_V1, whole genome shotgun sequence genome, CTTTGGAAAGATAACCAGCAGTTATCGAATGGAATATTTTAtacggaaatttcatgaaataccctcgagttttgctaaaattcaccaaacgcccatcaagtttcaacaattcataaaatacccctcaccaTCCGTACAAATGCCCACCATACCCTTACTGTTAACAgacgttaagtctccgttaCGGGTAGTTTACCATTCTGCCCTTATTTTCCTTTTGGGCGCCATATCCCTTCCCTACCCTTGTTAcccattccaaagttcaaaaaAATCGCGACCCTGTAACTGCTttgcttctctctctctctctctctctctcccctgttcttcttccttcttccacCATAACTGCATCATCAATCTCACAAAAAGGTTCTGAATTTTGGTGCGCATTTAGTTGGTGAAGTAGTTTTCTGGGTTTTGAACCACACACGCTTTCTCAGAAAGGGAATTTTGGCGAATTGGGCAAGGAAGCTGTAGAAGTTCAAGTGTTGAATTTCGTGTTCGAAGGTTACCCACGCATCGTTTAAGGTATGTAATGTCAATCGCTGAACTTTTTATTCGCTTTTTTAAACTTGTGTTgcgcaaaattagggtttagggtttctgGAAAATTTGATGTTGGATGATGACTtgtttgtttgtgttcatgAAATAAAGTAGGAATTGAGTAATTAAATGACATGCATGTCAAGTTGTTAATGGAAATTActgtttttttgttgatttgctgTTGTGTGTTAGGATGTCTGCTGTTTGGTTGTTGCTGCACTATAAGTCTCATGACTTTGATGTGAGGGTTGTAGACACTGATAAATGTCAGTTGATAGACATATTCATAGATATTTTTGAGGAATCGACTAAGCAAAATGTGTTTTTGCCTGAAAAGTTTAGGTTATACACTAACTCACCCACTGGGAGGGTAGAATTGGTTGATGATAGTGTAATGCTGAGAATGTGGGGGTGGAATATGGGGACTGACACCATAGAGTTGTGGGTAGAGGAATCAGACAGTCCTGGGGTAGCATTTAGGTCTGCTGTAGCTCTGCTTGAAAGGCAAAGGAAGGAGGATGAAAGGAAAATGAGGGAGAGACAGGAAGAGATTTTGAGGATGCAAAAAGAGGCTGAAGAACAGAGGAGGGTAGAGGAGGAAAAGGAGAGGGTTAGGAAGGAAATGGAGGAACAAATGAGGTTCACAGTTGCCATGGAGGTCCCAGTGGTGGATGTGGAGAATGATGGGGTTGAGTATGTGAGGATAATTACCTCAGATGATGCTGATGAAGTGTTTCCTGGCCTATCTCAACCAGAACCAGAACCACAAACACAAGAATCCCCCTCTAAGAAACCTACCAAATCAAAATCTAAGAAGAAACTTACCCCAAAAAAGAGGAAACAAAAACCTGCCCCCCCCACAACCTACTGAAACTGACCCACAATCACCCCAGCCCACACAACCTGAAACAACACAACCTACACAAGAAGCACCCCAACCCACACAACCTGAAACTTCCCCCCCACCTCCATCACAACAAGCAACACCTGAAACTGCCCCCCCACCTCCATCACAGCAAGCAGGACCTGAACCAGTGGTCCCAACCAAACCCAAAAAATCAGGAAGGGCTAGACCTAAGGGGTTTAGGGTGGGGAAAAAAAACACAAGTCAAAATGGGAACATATGTTCCTAAATCTGGTAGGGGAAACACAAGGGCTGCTAGGAATGGGAAGGGTAAGGGTAGTGATGTGATATCTGATGTTGAGGATGATGAGGACAGTGAAGATGTTGACTTTGAGGAAACTGGCAGTGATGGGAGTGATGATGACAGTGAGGATGAAACAGACATTGGTGACTTCATTGTTGAAGAGGAGGGGTTGGAGGATTTGATGGATGAAATCCATGAGAAGTCATTTGAGGATTGTTTAGACGGGAGCTCAAAAATGGACAAAAATTACAAGAATGGGAAAGTGTATGTTGAGCAGGAATGGGGTTCAATTAAGCTTGAGCCTTGGTTGATATTTAAAGATAGGGAGGCTTTTCTTGATGTTCTTAAGGACTATTGTATACAAGAGGGGTTTGGGTTAAGTGTTGAGAAGGCAGACAGTAGAAGATACACTGCTGTTTGTGCAATTGAGGGGTGTGATTGGAGGATTCATGCTTCAAAGATGGTTGATAAGATGAGTTGGGCTATAAAATCACTGACTGGGGAGCATAAACAGTGTGGTAGACTAGAGGTGAACCCCATAGTGACCACCAAATGGTTAGTGAAGAAGTTGTTGCCAGAGATTGAAGCAAACCTAGATGTTCCTGTAGAAACATTGCAGAATGTGACTCAAAAATGTTTAGGCTACAAGTTAACAAGAGGCTATTCTACAAGGTTAAGGCAGTGGCTAAGGAGATTATCCATGGGATTTTTAGTGAGTCATATGCCCTTCTACCTAGGTATGCAGAGATGATCAAAGAGACTAATCCTGGTAGTTATGCATTGATCACATGGCATAATGATGGTGGGAATGTGGACCCAAGGTTTAAGGCTTGCTTCTTCTCATTTGGTGCACAAGTAAGGGGGTTCCTGAAGGGGTGTAGGCCCATTATTGGAATTGATGGAGCTCACCTTAGTGGGTATTTCAAGGGGATTCTGCTGTCAGCCTTGGGGATTGATGGCAACAATGAGATATTCTTGCTTGCTTATGGGGTTGTTGACACTGAAAGCCAAGAGAGCTGGACCTATTTCATGAGGAACCTCAGGGCACTGTTTCAGAGAGAAGGCTGCAACAAGGATGACTGGACATTCATCAGTGACAGAATGAGGGTAAATTCTGAACTTTTATCTCTTATATTCAAGTTTTtataaattcaccaaataccccaaagttaaaactaaattcaccaaataccccaaaGTTAAAActttattcaccaaataccccaaagttaaaacttaattcaccaaataccccaaaATTAAAACTTATTCACCAATAATCCCACAGTTTAATATTGTTTGCCTTGTCATTGTTTAATCTTAGGGGGTGGATTTAGCTGTACATGAGAACTTCCCTAAGGCCACTAGAAGGTGTTGCAGTCAGCACTTGTACATGAACTGCAAGAATGGTGGTTGGAGTGGAGAATTGTTCCACAAACTATTCTGGATAGCTGCTAATGCTTACAACCCCTATGTGTACAACAAGGCCATGGAGAAGATCACTGACTTTGATCCCAGGGCTACACAGTACTTGGATACATGTACTGAGCAGTGGTCTAGACATCAGTTTGAGCCAGAAGTGTGTTGTGATCATAACACAACAAACTTTGTGGAATCATTCAATGCTGTCACCAAGCCCTACAGGGATTTACCAGTGTTGAGACTGTTTGAAGGTATTGTGTTCTGTTTTTTTCCCCATTTTCTATTTCTGTCAGATTTTCAGTGATTATGTTCTTATGTTTACTTGGTTATTGTGTTAAAGTGCAGCTATTAGGGAGTGGTCTATGCAGAGAATTGGGGTCAGATTTGACAAAGCAGCAGACATGGAGCCTCAACACTTAACTGAGCATGCCAAAGTTGAACTGGAGTTGAGAACAGCTGAATCCAGGTTTTGCTACTCTACTGCATGTGGTGGTGGGGAGTATGAGGTGAGGGAAGGCCATGTGAAATTCCCAGTCAACATTGACAGGAGAACCTGTGGGTGTGGAGTTTGGCAGGTGTCTGGTATTCCCTGCAAACATGGTTTGAGGGTCATTTACAACCAGAGACTAGACCCTCTGGACTTTGTGTCCCATTTCTTCAAGGGTGCTGCTTATAAGCTGGCATATGCAGAACATATGCACCCTATGCCTGACCCTACTCAGTGGCCTGAGTTCAACCTTCCCACCATTAACCCTCCTGGAATTAAGAGGACTGCTGGAAGACCCCCTAAACAAAGAAAGAGGGGTGCTATGGAAGCTAAGAAGAGGAAGAGGCACACTTAAGTAAAGTGTAGCAAATGCAAGGAGATGGGCCACAATGCAAGGACTTGCAAGTCTGGCACTGGCAGTTCCAAGGCACCACCAAAACAGAGGGTTACAACAAGGAAGAGGAAAACTGGTGATGATGGAGCAAGCACATCCAAGGCAGCACCAAAAGGGAAGAAATCAAAGCAAGCATGAGGTGGGGACTGTTTAAGGAGCACAGTGGGTGTTTTGGGTAGTTTTTGATCTTGCACATATTCATTAAGTAGAAAACAGATGTAGTTAGTGCAAAGATGTGTTGTAAGTGAAGCTAAAAAACAGATATGCTTCCCATTTTGGTATTTTGTGGAATTTATgcaacaacaattatgaaatgTGATTTTATTTCTTATTCATTGTGTCTACTTCATGATTACAAATAGTAGGgttacaaacatcaatatccccATTTGAATTACAAGTTTAACTacgttttgttgttgtttgagctttttcttcatttgcttcaattcctcttGCATATTATTGCTTCCCCTGTTTTCAGCACTTTCTccttcgtctaagcttccccTGTGTTGTCCTTCGAGCTGCTGCCCCCtgttttcttgctcaactactcccttgcaccatcttagattgttgcaaggatcacacttgtagtacaacctttgtggattgagcGTTGTATCGGAGCTTCGGATGGCaaatttcctaccacaataacaaaatttgttaggtactctaatatatgtggactcattgtgtgtggaagatgattttgaaaCAAAACTCATGATAGAAATCTTATAAGATTAGAAAACCAAagcaaaacaacaacaaaagtacATGAACAACCCAGCAAGGGGGCTTTTATAGCCTACCAGAACCAACGGCTACTTTTCATACAAAAAAACTAGACGTTGGAACAACAAAACTAGCTAAATTTTATGttagggcatt contains:
- the LOC130461601 gene encoding uncharacterized protein: MGTYVPKSGRGNTRAARNGKGKGSDVISDVEDDEDSEDVDFEETGSDGSDDDSEDETDIGDFIVEEEGLEDLMDEIHEKSFEDCLDGSSKMDKNYKNGKVYVEQEWGSIKLEPWLIFKDREAFLDVLKDYCIQEGFGLSVEKADSRRYTAVCAIEGCDWRIHASKMVDKMSWAIKSLTGEHKQCGRLEVNPIVTTKWLQVNKRLFYKVKAVAKEIIHGIFSESYALLPRYAEMIKETNPGSYALITWHNDGGNVDPRFKACFFSFGAQVRGFLKGCRPIIGIDGAHLSGYFKGILLSALGIDGNNEIFLLAYGVVDTESQESWTYFMRNLRALFQREGCNKDDWTFISDRMRGVDLAVHENFPKATRRCCSQHLYMNCKNGGWSGELFHKLFWIAANAYNPYVYNKAMEKITDFDPRATQYLDTCTEQWSRHQFEPEVCCDHNTTNFVESFNAVTKPYRDLPVLRLFEAIREWSMQRIGVRFDKAADMEPQHLTEHAKVELELRTAESRFCYSTACGGGEYEVREGHVKFPVNIDRRTCGCGVWQVSGIPCKHGLRVIYNQRLDPLDFVSHFFKGAAYKLAYAEHMHPMPDPTQWPEFNLPTINPPGIKRTAGRPPKQRKRGAMEAKKRKRHT